From the Acidobacteriota bacterium genome, the window TCGGCGCCTCTTCGGCCGGTCTTCGCTCGGCGTCGGTGTCCACGAACTGTATATGGTCCCCGCCAAAAGACGTTGTTCTTTACAGGAAAAGAGATTGTCCACCGGCTCATCATCCTCGGTGATGATGTTCTCGATGACGTCACGCAAATCGACCGGAGTGTCTGCTAATACTCGTGACATGGTTCAAGCCCTCACCGTTGGTTCTGCTCGTTGGAGAGTGTAACTCAAGCGCCCCGCGAGTCTCAACGAGCTGTCACGATTGCGCGCCGCTACATCCCTCGGAGACGAGCCGGAATCTCGCCCGCTCAAGCGGCGCCCAACTTAGCTTGAGTCGTCAGCAGGTCTTTGAACTCTTTTAGGAACGTCTTCATCTCAGCCATCGTCCCAAAGCTCACTCGCACGTGCTGGGGCATCGAGGGGAACAGCCGGCCCACAAGCAGCTTGCGTTTCTTCAACTCCTCGATCAGCGGCTTCGCCGGGCGGTTAACGCCGATCATCACGAAGTTCGTTTGGGATGGAATGGGCTGGAGACCCATCGCGCTGAACTCGTTGGACACGTAGTCTCTTACTTCGGCGTTCATCTTACGCAAGCGATCCACGAACTCGCCATCGCTCTTCAACGCCGCTAGCGCCGCTGCAATAGCTAGTTGATTCGGGTTGTTCACCAACTGGCGTTTGGCCATTCGCTTGATCAAATCCTTGCGCCCGATCGCGTAGCCGACTCGCAGCCCAGCCATCCCGTAGATCTTCGAGAACGTGCGCGACACGACGACCGGCAAGCCTTCCTTCACGAAGCGCACGCAGCTCTCATAATCGGGTTGCGTTACGTATTCCGCGTAAGCCTCGTCGGACAGCAGCACCGTACCGCGCGGAAGCCTCCGAACGAAGCGTTCGGTTTCTTGT encodes:
- a CDS encoding aminotransferase class I/II-fold pyridoxal phosphate-dependent enzyme; the encoded protein is MHTKRALTRRGFMANAALGAASIGIGLPSKLSAISRYPEAEAGAGRDPLRLNRNESPYGLAPAAAEALRSAVDPKSFRYPIEEPKALVEAIAKRFGVENENVILGYGSTEILKMATEAFCNSARSAVVAEPTFEAVVGYCPFIHARAQKIRLNADHKHDLPRMLRASHGAGMIFFCNPSNPVGTYIDKQETERFVRRLPRGTVLLSDEAYAEYVTQPDYESCVRFVKEGLPVVVSRTFSKIYGMAGLRVGYAIGRKDLIKRMAKRQLVNNPNQLAIAAALAALKSDGEFVDRLRKMNAEVRDYVSNEFSAMGLQPIPSQTNFVMIGVNRPAKPLIEELKKRKLLVGRLFPSMPQHVRVSFGTMAEMKTFLKEFKDLLTTQAKLGAA